In Cystobacter ferrugineus, the DNA window CCAATGGGAGGGGGCCAAGAGCAAGCAGCCGCTCCATGCCCTGGGCCTGGGCGCGGAGGGAGGCGCGGCCAGCTTCCTGGACTTCCTGCACTGGATTCAGGAGCGGGAGAACGCGGGCCTCTTCTTCACTCCCGCCACCGGCGAGTACGCGCTGCGCGACAAGAAGCCCGAGGGAGGCAAGGCGACGGAGCTGCCGCTGGAGGACGTGGCGGAGCTGGAGGTGTGTCTGCCCGAGCCGGGGCGGGCGCAGGTGGCGGTGCTCAACAGCTATGTGGAGGCGGGCACGCGCAAGAAGGAGCTGGAGAACGCCCACAAGGTGGCGGGCGTGTGGCACGAACACCTGCTGACCTCTCCACTGGAGGGCGATCTCACCCAGCGGGCCACGGTGGAGGGCCAGCGGCGGCGTCCGGCCGAGCCGGAGCTGCGCGTCCACTTCCAGCGCTATCCCAGCGTGACCCTCACCCCCAATGGGCTCTATGGGTTCGGCACGGACTGGAGCGCGAAGCTCTACACCCACGGCAAACAGTACCGGATGTATGGCTTGCGGCTCGAGGCCCGGGCGGAGTCGGAGGATGCAGCCGACGATCTCGGCGACGAGACGAACAGCTACCACCTGGAGATGACGGCCGCGCTGGAGCTGGCGTCGGACCCCACCTTCCGGAGACCCGCCTTCACTCGCCCCCCCTGGCCCTTCCATGTCGAGGGGCTGGTGGTGAGCGAGGTGGGCCAGGACGAGGAGCGCACCTACCAGGCGAAGCAGAACGAGCAGACGTCCCTGGAGTACTACCGGGTGAAGCTGCCCCTCTGGGACAAGGAGGTGCTCGTGCCCTACGAGCCCCACCAGCAGCCTGGGAGCTTCTACTTTCCGGCGGACAAGGGGACGCGGGTGCTGCTGGCGTTGGAGTTCCGTGATGCCCGCCTCGAGCGCTTCCTCGCCTGGCGTCCGGGGGCGAAGCTCCCCAAGGAGTCGCAGGGCAACCACCTGCTGCTGGGAAAGAAGCCGGAGAGCCAGACGTCCATCCAGCACGTCTATCAGGACTCCAAGCCCCTGCTGCGCATCGAGCGCTCCTCCGACAAGGACACCCAGCTCATCGAGGTCGCCGAGGGGCGGCTCAAGATGCAGATCTCTCAGAAGAAGTAGGCCAGCGCCAGGAATCAGGGAGTCAGACGGATGCGGATGGACGACACGCTGTACAAGTCATTCCTGGAGGAGCTCCAGGCGCTGGAGAAGTTCCGGATGGGCTACACCGCGCTGTATCCGGCGGCGCCGCTCGACCACGAGGATCCGGACGTGCGGCGGCTCACCGAGGCGCTCGCGCTGTTCAGCACCCGGACGCGGCTGGCGGGGCAGCGCGCTCTCGCCCGCGGTACGATGCGCCTGTTCCAGCAGCACTTCTCCTATCTGCTCAACCCCGTGCCGGCCATGGCCATGCTGCGGGCCGTACCAGACGCGCGCTTCGTGGATGCCACCGAGCTGCCGCGAGGCACGCAGATGCTGTTCAACCCGGGAGGCGCGGGCGCTCCCACGGGACCGCTGTCCTTCCGCACCCAGGCCCCCTTGCGGCTGCTCCCCATCCGGCTGAGTCAAACGCGGATCGAGCGGCGCGGGGCGGACGCCAGCCGTCTGCGGCTGACCTTCGAGAGTGGCTTCCCCCGCAACGACGCGCCCGGTGTCCTGCGGCTCTACATCAACCACCTCAATGACTTCCGGGCCTCGCTCGCGGTGTTCCACCACCTCAAGCACGCCCTGCGCGCGACGAGTGTCCTCTTCGACGAGCAGGGGCCCGAGGTGGCGGTGGTCCCCACCGGGGAGGGAGACAAGCCGGTGCGTTTCGGTGCGCCCCGGCTGCCGCCGTCCGAGGCGGCGCCCTTCGAGCATCCCCTGCAGCGGGTGCGCTCCTTCATCCACTTCCCCCAGCAGGAGCTCTTCGTGGAGGTGCGGGTGCCGCCGCCGCCGCGCAACTGGCGCGGCTTCACGGTGTACCTCGACCTGGGAGGACGCTGGCCCCCGGAGCTGGTGCTCACTCCGGACACCTTCATGCTTCACGCCGTCCCCGTGGCGAATCTCCAGCAGGGCATGTCCAACCCCATCGAGCATGACGGCACGAAGGAGCGCCACGCCGTCCAGCATCCGGAGTTCGAGGGGGGCTACCGGGTGCACTCCATCCTGGGTGTCTACCAGATGGACAAACAGGGGATGCAGCCCCTGCGGCCCGGGGTCATCTCCGGCGGGCCGGGCTCCTATGAGCTCGAGCACGAGGGGCAGGGCAGGGCGCGCAAGACGTGGCTGTCCGTGGAGTTGCCGGGGGCGTTCGCCAGGCCGGCGCGGGTGGCCGTCGAGGCGAGCTGGCACCAGCCTCTGCCCGCCCAGTTCGACGCCAACGGCTACCGGGCCGTGCTGGCGGACCGGTCCATCGAAGGGCTGCAGTGGGGCCTGGTGGGCTCCGTCGTTCCCGGGACGGACAACCCGTTGGAGCACACCCAACAGGCGCTGCTCCAACTGCTCTCCCTGCGCTCTCAGCGCTTCCTCGGCCTGGAGGACCTCGTCTTCCTGCTGGAGGCCCTGGGGGTACGCCAACAGCGCTACTTCCGCGACCTGGTGCGGCATCTGTCCTCCGTGAAGGTGCAACCCAAGCCGTTCACCCGGAGCGCCGCCGGTTTCAAATACATCTACCAGCTCACCTTCTCCGACCTGGATCCCACCCTGCTGCCCACCGTGGACCTGTTCTCGGAGCGGCTGCTGGATCTGCTCGGGGCGTGGAGCACGGAAGACATCGTGGAACTCGAAGTGAAGCTCACTCATGTGGAGAAGCCCCTGCGCTACATGCAGCGTGGGGGTTGATCTGGCCTCAAAAAATATCTTTGTCCATCATTCTCCATAGTCATACGGGTAGAGGACTTTCATGGGAAATCAAAAGCTCTCCATTGCGGAACAACAGGTCGCAGAAGACATGAGCGATCGGCTCATTCAGACTCTTACGATCTGCAAGAGAAACTCGGACTCTCTTGTCGAGAAGCTCGAAGAAGCAATGAGGATCGATAAGATCAGGAGCGATCGCATCAAGTCCATCAAAAGCAAAATTATGGAGATCGCTGTGATTGCTGCCTCCCTCGTGCCTGGTGGCGCGACCGTGGGGGCAGTGCTGAGCCTGTTCCGCAATCGCACCCTGTCGTCCGCTCTGTCTCTTGCGCGGGGGGCGGACTCGGAGCTGGCAGTGAAAATATGGGGCGAGGGAAACGTCAACGAATACGATGAAAGAAAGTTCGAGAACAAAATCAAGTTCTCTGGTGAGGAGGATAAGGCCGATGGGGGCGGGTGCGATGAAAAAGATGACACCAGTACACTGAAAAAGCATTTCGATGCGTTCGAGATGCAGGCCGGTGATGCCTTGAGCAATGCCCTTTCGGAATTTCCGCAGAGCGCACCGTCACGGTTGATGCGCGGTGGCGGCGGCTTGGACGAAATTAGAAGATCCATGCTCACGAACATTCATCGTAAGCATGGCGCCCAACTCATGATGTCCTCTTACAAGCAGACACTCGGCCAATTACTGGAAGTGGCTCATGGTGGCGAGGCCGCGATCCTCTCCCACGCCTTGGCTGCGGTCGCCGACGCGGTAGAGCTTGATCTCAACGGCGCGCATATTGCCAGGCATGGTGGATTCAAGATCGTGGATGATCAGGGCCAGTTACGAATGGCGCTGGGTGATGCGGAGGTCACGAAGGCCAAGGCGCACTTCAAGCAATTCAACCGGCTGCAGCAGGGATGGAGTGATCGCGAGAAGATTGGTATCACCAAATTCGAGACCGCGCAGAGAGCTCTTTCTCCATCAGCTGGCTTCGTCTACCCCCAGGAATGGACTGCCGAACAGATCGACGCAGTCCTCGCCTTCAAGACGAGCATCACTGCCTACAGGGTTGATCTCGAAGAAGCCCTCAAGAAAATGTGCATGGCGGAAGTTACGAAGTACATCGTCCAGGACGCCGCCGCTGGAAACTCGATAGTCAATCACGGTTTCAAGCACAGATCCAATTTGCGGCACTTCCTATGGGACGGCCAGCATGGGCTGATTCGCTCGGGAGCCAACTTCTTCTCCTTTGGCCTGCTCTGGAGCACTACCAAGGACGAGAGCGCACGCGCGGAGTTGATGGTAGACGCCCATATCCTTCATAAAATGCTGGAACTCCATCTCGGCACCCCTTGGCTCGCGCCCATCCCAAACAATCCCCACACCCGTAGGAAAGTCGCTTTTGCTTTGCACGACGTGTGGAACACCATCATCTTGAGCAAGTCGCGCACCAAGAACACCAGGGATCTCAAGAAGTGCTATCCTGTGGAGAAGGTTGTCGCATCGCCTTCGATCGTGAGCTATTGGTCTCCCATCGGAGCGTTCCTGGGCGAGCTTCCAAAGAAGGGAGCGGAGGCCAAGTCCTCGAAGAGCAGCACTGGCTCGGATTCCGTCACCAGCGAGATGGGAAATGCATACACTGCGTTCATTGGGGATCCCGAGAATCTGCCATCGAGTCCCACATCAGTGTTGAGCACTGTCTCATCGCTGGACCAGCAAGAGATGGGCTTGATGCTTCAAAAAGCCGCTACCAGTGGGCTGAAAAACTCGCTTTATCCTGATCATGCTGAAATCGTCAATGTGAATTTGCGTTATAAGCCGTTCCCGACTTGGCTTGAAAATGCTATCGCAGAAACGTATGGCGGGGTGGGAATTGGCAAAAGAAATCTAGATGTTTTATTGGCGGTGCGCAAGGAGTTGGATGGAGTCGCCGACGTCGATTGGGTCAGGGATGTAGAGGATAAGGCCAACCCCCTGGCTAGTTATGTATCCTGGACAACAGGACGCAAGAGGTTCAGTAAGTTTAAAGACAAGCTTGAGACCCGTGAAGCCAAAGAGATCTTCAAGAAGTACGGTTCTTATGCGCAGAGCCTCCGGAATCTAGGCGCTCAGGACACCCTCATGAGTGCCTACCTTGCTCAGAAGATGGGACTGGAGTTGTTGCACTCCGGAGTCGTGGAGCCGACAGAGGTGATGAAGTTGATGGATGATACCATCCGGCATCTGCTCAAGAAGGTGGCTCCTGAACAATACAATAGATACAAGGAAGTCTACAAAAATTCAGAGATCACCCAGAAGGAGATCTTCCCCGGGAAAATCATTCTTGCTCGTGAAGAGAATGGAGAAGAATCTCGTGAAACGGACTTTCTCTACAGACGGGATGGGGGTCTTGGCCCCCATGATGACACCGCTGATTCACCTGACGATGAATTCTTTGACGACTCCGGTGATAGGAACAAGACTGACGGCCATCCTGATGGAAAGAACATTTCTCCGGCCAAAAAGAATGGCAACAGCTTCTTGAAGGACAAAGACAACATCAAACAAAAAAATGGAAAAATCAACAAGAACCCCCATGTTGGAACGAAATACGAAAAATCACCGTATTTTCCTCCGAGTAAAATCAACTCGCTCCAGGGGAAGGCAGGGATAAATGGTAAATCACGCAAATTTTGATATCCGGCGCTTGAAATAGGCCGCCATGTGCCCGCCTCAGGCGGGCATGTGGCTCTCGCGAACACCTGTTTGCTGTTGGCCATGCGAGAGCAACGGGGGTGGGGACATCCGCGGAAAGGGCCGCGCCGGGCTGCATGACCGTGCCCGTGCGAATTCCGTCGGAGCTGCGGAAGCAGCCATCTCGCGGGACGGAATGCTTTGGCACTCCGTCATGGCGATGATGAATCCCTGGCCGCCCTACAACACTCCCGCTGACCTCCACCTGAACACCATCACCGGCGACTTCGGCCTCTGCGCGCGCTGGCCCAGCGGGCTGCTCGACGACGCCGACGACATGCGCGGAGGCCCCCGTGAGGGCTTGGCTTCCTACCGCGTCACTTTCTCGGCTCGGTCACGCCCGGTCCAGCCCCAGCGGGAGCCTGGAAGACGTGGCTCCTCAACGCGGTGAGCGACTGGAACAGCGGATCCGTGGCCTTGTGCTGCAAGGAGCCCGTCAGGTACTGCGACTGGCACCAGGCCTCGTCCAACTGGCCCTCCTTGCGCCGCGGATGGAGGGGGAAGCACTCGAAGCGGTCGGGGAGGAACTCGGCCCCCAGTTGCAGCTCGAGGCGTCGGCGGAGCTCCGCGGGGGACGCCTCCGCGCCCGGTGTCCGGCCCTCGGTGAAGACGAGCAGCACGTGGCGGTGCTCGCCCGCCAGACCCGTGGGCACGGGGAGCACGGAGGTGGCCACGGGCGGCCCCGGCTCCTCCCGCAGCGCCTCCGTCACCTCGGCGGCGGGGTAGACCCGTCCCTCGCGCCGTGCCTCGCGGGTGCCACCGTACTGGTACTGATTGCGTACGCGGGAGAGGATGACGTGGCCCGGCGCCCGGCCCTCGGCGGGCAGCAGCGTGAAGAGGCCCGTGTCGCCCGCGGTCTCCTGCCCGCTCTGGGTGAAGTCCCACAGGGCCCAGCGGCGGCCCGGCGCCGGAGGGGCCTCGGAGTGCACGGCCCCCACGCGCCGCTGGGAACAGAGCACGGCCCCACCCGCCGCCGCGTCCACGAGCACGTTGGAGCAGGGCACCGAGGCCAGCCCGCACTGCTTCACCCAGGTGCGCCAGGCCTCCCAGTCCAGCGGCCCCTCGGGGTTGCGGAACCAGTGGCCCACGTTCTTGAGCACCGTGCGGCCGCGCAGCAGCGCGTCCCGCAGGGCCGGGGTGACGCCGAGCGCACGCACCGGGTACTCGTTCAGCAGGGAAGGCGAGGCCTCCACGTCCGCGGGCTCGAGGTGCAGGAAGGTGGCGCCGCGCAGCAGCGTGGCGAAGAGCAGGGCCGGCAGGTGCTGGAGCGGGTGGAAGCCGGGCGCGGCCAGGTGCTCCCCGGGAGCCAGGCCGAAGGTGAGCAGCCCATCCACCAGCGCCCCGAGCCACGCATCCCCGGCCTTCAGCGGCACGGGGGTGGCGGAGGGCGACGCCAGGGGAGAGAAGAGCAGTCCCACGGTCTCGCCTGGCTTGTAGGTATGGGAGGCGAGCGCCGGGGTCGAGGGGGCGTGGGTGGGCAGCAGGCACTTCGCGAAGGGCCCCAGCAGCGGTGCCTGGTGGGGCTCGGCGGCCACGTGGGCGGGGGCGAGCGCGGTGA includes these proteins:
- a CDS encoding type VI secretion system baseplate subunit TssF, yielding MDDTLYKSFLEELQALEKFRMGYTALYPAAPLDHEDPDVRRLTEALALFSTRTRLAGQRALARGTMRLFQQHFSYLLNPVPAMAMLRAVPDARFVDATELPRGTQMLFNPGGAGAPTGPLSFRTQAPLRLLPIRLSQTRIERRGADASRLRLTFESGFPRNDAPGVLRLYINHLNDFRASLAVFHHLKHALRATSVLFDEQGPEVAVVPTGEGDKPVRFGAPRLPPSEAAPFEHPLQRVRSFIHFPQQELFVEVRVPPPPRNWRGFTVYLDLGGRWPPELVLTPDTFMLHAVPVANLQQGMSNPIEHDGTKERHAVQHPEFEGGYRVHSILGVYQMDKQGMQPLRPGVISGGPGSYELEHEGQGRARKTWLSVELPGAFARPARVAVEASWHQPLPAQFDANGYRAVLADRSIEGLQWGLVGSVVPGTDNPLEHTQQALLQLLSLRSQRFLGLEDLVFLLEALGVRQQRYFRDLVRHLSSVKVQPKPFTRSAAGFKYIYQLTFSDLDPTLLPTVDLFSERLLDLLGAWSTEDIVELEVKLTHVEKPLRYMQRGG
- a CDS encoding AMP-binding protein — protein: MSYDTRAILAQYEAASPPEGGVPDWLRRSWSDPEGFATALAPSHVGRGAPFKSRAGQHHDFFHDLIGRHASTDRLALRTYERARGWQTLSYRQLHEQAARRATAWAQQGVKPGAKVCLVLHPGPELLVSLGAALGLGACISLLPPVGRRFVARRLTALAPAHVAAEPHQAPLLGPFAKCLLPTHAPSTPALASHTYKPGETVGLLFSPLASPSATPVPLKAGDAWLGALVDGLLTFGLAPGEHLAAPGFHPLQHLPALLFATLLRGATFLHLEPADVEASPSLLNEYPVRALGVTPALRDALLRGRTVLKNVGHWFRNPEGPLDWEAWRTWVKQCGLASVPCSNVLVDAAAGGAVLCSQRRVGAVHSEAPPAPGRRWALWDFTQSGQETAGDTGLFTLLPAEGRAPGHVILSRVRNQYQYGGTREARREGRVYPAAEVTEALREEPGPPVATSVLPVPTGLAGEHRHVLLVFTEGRTPGAEASPAELRRRLELQLGAEFLPDRFECFPLHPRRKEGQLDEAWCQSQYLTGSLQHKATDPLFQSLTALRSHVFQAPAGAGPGVTEPRK